In Plasmodium vivax chromosome 14, whole genome shotgun sequence, the genomic window cTCATTCACCTCACATATTTGCGTCCCCGCCGAAAAGGACATTTCAAGGACATACGAATCAGGGaacaatattttcaaaacGGCCTTTGAATAAACCTTCCGGGTGGACATTTTCTCCAACTCCAGTTTGGTCTTCGACTTGAAGGTTTGCTCTTTGTACAGATTTCTAATATTGGGGATAAGAAGTGCTAGATCTTCTGAAcgctcttccttttccgaATCTGACGAACTGTAGCTTCCACCTTTAGGTGCATTCGGCTGAAAGCGGTATATTTTGGGATTCAAGTCGACTGCCTGGTTCATCAGTTTCTCCAtttgctccttcttctcgcGTAGCAGCTTGTCTATCTGTTCatcgctttttattttgccctTCTTTAGAGTATCCACACAGACAATGTTCGATTTAAAGGGGTCGAAGGCAGCCTTAGGAGGACTATCAATTTTTATAGAATCCTTAGCTATATGTTGCAAACTCTCATAAATGCATAGTAACAACAAAGTGTCAACTCTCTCCATCACGTAAAATACGTGCACTTGAACAAAGCCTATggagagtaaaaaatttctgGCCTCCTGATGtatcaatattttatttttcattatatcaTTGGTGGACTTCAAAATTCTTGTATTTATAGCATTTggatttattaaaatattttttacaattttgcataaaattGGAATGATACTTTTTAAATCATccatgttaattttttttagcttctCCGCTTCGTTAATGCATTTAATTGTGCTGATTTTCTCCTCCGAGTAGCTACGGCAGGTGTAATTTTCGTCCTCATAGGAcaagtaaaaaatttcctctTTGGGAATCTCTACACCATTACTTTCAATCATTTTCTCTAGTTTTTCcttatcatattttataaatgaactttttattccttccccattttcTGCCACCTTCACACTTCTGCCTGTGCCGCCTTTCCTTTCATCCACGTTGGTGCAACCTGATGTGCTAATTCTTCTGGTGCTTTGGTTCTTCAATTCGCAATCTTCTCGAAGTGATTGGTGGGTATTTTTGCATTCGTCCAGGGCGCCCTTCTTCAGCTTTTTATGCAAATTGCttaaattttgtttcttaCTTAAACTGCTCAAGTTGGATgtttcttcacctttttgatGTTCCAACTCTCTTGAAGCCCTTTTTTCACTTGACCCAATTTTGCCTATGTGGTTTGGCGGGTCTTTTTCACAATGTTCTGTACTTTTATCCTCTTCCTTGCTAATTCCTAACTCCTTCTTAATTTCGTCGAGCAACCGTATGGGTATTTTTAGCTTGTCCCATTCGTCTTCCCCTAGATTCTTCAAACTCTCCAGGGAGTCCAGCCAGTTGTCTTCCACGATGATTTTGATAAACGGCTTCAGCTGCTCCGCCCCCTTGTTGATTTTCTGCCCCACGCGAAGCAGCAATTTTACCACTTCGTTTTCGGGGTCCATTATGGGTAGCTAGGCAGCTAGCTAACTGGGCAACTTCCTAATTGGCTCTTTCGCTCTCCCCCAGTTTAGCCCACAAAAGAAACGCCTAGACCGATCTCACCCGCGACGGGCCAATCACATGAGCGCAGTGCTTCCCCCTCGTGCAGCTGCAAAGGgtttatacatacatacacactgGTGTTAACCCCCCCGTGAACTCTACCGATCGCATGAAAAATTCAAAGTAGCGCTGCTGCTTCTGCGTggatgttaaaattttacacaCACACTGCACGTTTAACCCAATGATCGTTTTACACCCCTTCTTGTCTAATTAGGATTCTTATTCTTGTTTGAGAGAGGAgcgaacaaaaaagggtgtCAACGAAGTGTACCACAGCGTGCAAATATACACACAGATGtgaacatgtgcatatgttgGGCCACGATTCTATACACTCATATTGCACATGAGTGTATGTTTACGTTTATTTTCGTCACTGCGAAATTTTTCAACATCAGAAAGGCGCCTACTTTgtggagaacaaaaaaactgCTTCGAAACGTAGGTGTGtgaattttatgtttttttttttttttttttcaaatgctgCCTCTCTTTTTTGTCATTCCTACTATACGATGGAAATGCATCCCATAAGCGTAATAACAGAAACTGTTGCTGTAAAATGGGTAAATTTGCCgctatttgtttatttattttttttttttcacctctggaaaaataaagttgaTCTGTTTCTGCCAACCCTATATcgattttaataaaatgtgtttttttttcaaatttttcttttccttctccgcTTAACCAACTTTGCAAATTGtgttcataatttatttttcttacatCGACCACATGGACGCTTCTTAATTACACATATGTAACACATTCCCTTGGGTGTAAATGCACAACCGCTAACTGCTTTCACTTCTCCCTCATCCCGTGTGCTCCTCCTGccgttttataaaattatgagCAATTGCTAGGTATTTAGCtctagagaaaaaaaaaaaaaaaggaagaaaaggaaaaaaggggagaaaaaaaatcagaagtaaaatgagaagaaaaaaaaaaaacctacgGCAAATAAAATGGCTTTATCTTCCCTCGCGCGAAAGCGAGCTGTTAAATTATCACCAAAGTggaaattttccaaaaggaaaaaatggccaaTTTCTTTCTGCTACAAAATAGTGTGCCTAACATTTCGAAAACAGGGAgatgacctttttttttttttttttgtgtactttCACTTATTTTTGCAGCTTCACATTTgatcccccaaatggaaaccCTCCTTCGTGCAAATTTTCCATGTGTACGGTCCTTCGCGTGccactttggaaaaaataagcaataGTTTTCCGCACCCTCAAAGTGGGATATATCATTccaatttgttatttttttatttttttatttccttcctGGATGCTTCAAGAGGTGTTTCCCCACCTCTTTCCATTTGAAGCTCCCGAATTGCTGCACCTACGCCCACGTTTTCACCTCCAATTGCGTACACCTTAACATAATCGATATGTTCCACGTATGTAGAAGTCTAAATGGGCAGAAAAATCCCCTTACGAGTTCATAGATGGGCACAAACGCCaggcatatattttatgagcCCCCAAAAGATGGTACAAAAtggccaaaaaataattacgcACCTCTCCCTAAAGCTTATCAATCatatttgggaaaaaaaacgcttaaTCAATAACCGTTACACTTGTTATTAAAAGGGGTAGTAGTTTAATAcacagtaaaaaaaaaagaaaaaataatgtaatgtACACTATAGTACAATTAACACATGAATACAAAATCAAACGGAATCAAAATTGCCACTGGCATCGTCCCAAAGAAGGAGAGAATTCACTGAATTtcaattttcttcttctcggGAAGCACCTCCTTCTTCGGaatgtcaatttttaaaaccccATCTTTAAAGGTGGCCTTAATATTGTCCTCACACACATTTTCGGGGAGCTGAAAGGACCTATAAAAAGACGTCTGTGATCTCTCCTTGAGATAATACCTCTGTTTATCATCCATCGTCTCTTCCGTCTTTTTGAAGTCTCCACTAACTTCCAAATTTCTGTTATACAAATTAATCTGTACATTATCTTTGTTCAACCCAGGCACGTCCATTTTTATCTCAATTTCTTTGTCCTTATCAATGACGTCCATTGGCGGCAGCTTTTTGAATCCTTCCATTAAAAGCAATTGCGGCTTGGCAAAAAACATGTCGCTGCTTCTGGTATTTCCTAAATCAAAGTCTAAGAGCGATCTCCTGCTGGGGAAATATTTGGAAAGCTcatcattaaaataatgGGTTTTCAGTGAGTTCATCATTCTGCTCATGTCCTCGTGGTATTTGTCAATTCTGTTCATTTGCTCATTCATGCATTCGAAAATATTGTCGAATATTCCTCCCTTGTCCATCGTCAGCTCATCCTTCCCCTTGTGTGCATCGGGCTTGGTTATTTTGTTCATCACCATTTTTGCGCAAGCAGAGGGGGTAGCGGGAAGCGCGCGGAACGTACTCAcgtcgcaaaaaaaatgtaaataaatatataatatatatataatatatatttagtgcatatatttatgtgcctttttttccttctggtCAGTTGTCGGTGGGTTGCTTCGCAATATCTGCGCTTGTAGAAGGCAACTCGCAAAGTGAGTGAACCGTTTGTGCATGCCGCACGCCcgtatgcaaaaaagaagaatgtTCCAACGCTTTCGAGTCTTACCAAATGTgaaggtttaaaaaaaaaaggaggtaaactctgaaataataaaaaacaaaatgtgaaTCAAGTAAGCAAttaaaagaaggggaaaaaattttggcTACGtgaaaacaattaaaaaaaaaaaaaaaaaaaaaaaaacaattccgataaatgaatttatttttgcaaattttgtttttaatgttttgcccaaattttgcttttacGCAATTCCGCAGTTTTTAcgtttttgtgtttttttttttctttttcctcttccatGCATGCATGGggccaaaaaggaaggaaaaacaatttcTATGTGAAGTAGAAAGTATTGCCTACTTCACCTCGCGGTCGTTTTCACACATGGGCACAAAATGGCTGTTCCCTCAATGGATACATTCTGTGCATATGTCTCGCCCCGCGATCTTTCGTTCTACCACGCATGTATTGCCTCCATTGGCAACCTACATTTGGGTAATCTCAGGGGGGCGTTTTTTCACAACCCAGcataaattcatatatacatatattatatacgtTTTTGCTTGCGTTTCCGCCCGGTGGGTAAGTTTTCCTCACCAGACTGGTCCTCAGTTTGATCTTTTTTAGCTCCCCATCCAGCTCGCTCgtgctcatttttgcctacccactttttttaaattaaaaatagcccCATCATATGCCCATGTAGAAGACCACTGGTTGCATGCAAAGTTGATATGCGctcaggaaaaaaagagtgcCCGGAGCGAAAAAGGCACTTTTCCAATTAGTGCAGTGAGGacatttcgaaaaaaaaacgaaaatcaTCGGTGTGATGGATTTTTTCGTTCTACACTCTCATGCCAAAGGTATGATGTCCTATTTTGTGGCCCCTGTTACGTATTGACCAGTgcattaaaggaaaaaagaaagaaaaaac contains:
- a CDS encoding hypothetical protein, conserved (encoded by transcript PVX_122060A), whose product is MDPENEVVKLLLRVGQKINKGAEQLKPFIKIIVEDNWLDSLESLKNLGEDEWDKLKIPIRLLDEIKKELGISKEEDKSTEHCEKDPPNHIGKIGSSEKRASRELEHQKGEETSNLSSLSKKQNLSNLHKKLKKGALDECKNTHQSLREDCELKNQSTRRISTSGCTNVDERKGGTGRSVKVAENGEGIKSSFIKYDKEKLEKMIESNGVEIPKEEIFYLSYEDENYTCRSYSEEKISTIKCINEAEKLKKINMDDLKSIIPILCKIVKNILINPNAINTRILKSTNDIMKNKILIHQEARNFLLSIGFVQVHVFYVMERVDTLLLLCIYESLQHIAKDSIKIDSPPKAAFDPFKSNIVCVDTLKKGKIKSDEQIDKLLREKKEQMEKLMNQAVDLNPKIYRFQPNAPKGGSYSSSDSEKEERSEDLALLIPNIRNLYKEQTFKSKTKLELEKMSTRKVYSKAVLKILFPDSYVLEMSFSAGTQICEVNESIKKFLNPSVAHKKWFIYETPGICKFDPQKRLSDCNLIPCALLRFKVDPAQDDEAHNSFLSDDAIAKYFVKS
- a CDS encoding heat shock protein, putative (encoded by transcript PVX_122065A); its protein translation is MVMNKITKPDAHKGKDELTMDKGGIFDNIFECMNEQMNRIDKYHEDMSRMMNSLKTHYFNDELSKYFPSRRSLLDFDLGNTRSSDMFFAKPQLLLMEGFKKLPPMDVIDKDKEIEIKMDVPGLNKDNVQINLYNRNLEVSGDFKKTEETMDDKQRYYLKERSQTSFYRSFQLPENVCEDNIKATFKDGVLKIDIPKKEVLPEKKKIEIQ